In the Prochlorococcus sp. MIT 1307 genome, one interval contains:
- the eno gene encoding phosphopyruvate hydratase, with the protein MIDSLDLIIDTILAREVLDSRGNPTVEAEVVLEGGAIGRAIVPSGASTGVHEAHEMRDGEERYMGKGVTKSVNHIEERIAPSLCGLSSLDQATIDSSMLELDGSPNKSVLGANSILAVSLANARAAANGLGLPLYRYLGGPMASLLPVPLMNVINGGAHAANNLDFQEFMLVPHGASSFREALRMGAEVFHTLKSLLIERGLSTSVGDEGGFAPNLASNQEAGDLLVDAIEKAGFQPGKQISLALDVASTEFFMDGIYRYGGGNYTSQEMIKELTKLVHSYPIISIEDGLAEDDWKGWALLTKELGHKVQLVGDDIFVTNTSRLQQGIDQNVANSILIKVNQIGSLTETIEAISLANRSGYSSVISHRSGETEDTTIADLSVATRAGQIKTGSLSRSERVAKYNQLLRIEDELRGQALYAGAVNLGPRGRN; encoded by the coding sequence GTGATTGATTCTTTAGACCTCATCATTGACACCATCCTGGCAAGGGAAGTTCTTGACTCTCGTGGGAACCCAACTGTGGAAGCTGAGGTTGTTCTTGAGGGAGGAGCAATTGGTCGGGCCATAGTCCCTAGTGGTGCCAGTACAGGTGTACACGAAGCCCATGAGATGAGGGATGGAGAAGAACGATATATGGGGAAGGGTGTTACAAAATCAGTGAATCACATTGAAGAACGAATAGCTCCTTCGCTATGTGGTCTTTCTTCGTTAGATCAAGCAACTATTGATTCTTCAATGCTGGAGCTTGATGGAAGTCCTAATAAATCCGTTTTAGGAGCCAATTCCATTCTGGCTGTAAGCCTTGCTAATGCTCGAGCTGCAGCCAATGGGCTTGGATTGCCTTTATATCGCTATTTAGGGGGCCCTATGGCCTCTCTTTTGCCAGTTCCTTTGATGAATGTGATTAATGGAGGAGCACATGCTGCTAATAACCTCGACTTTCAGGAATTTATGCTTGTCCCTCATGGGGCAAGCAGCTTCCGAGAAGCTTTGCGCATGGGTGCGGAGGTATTTCATACTCTCAAGAGCCTTTTAATTGAAAGAGGCTTGTCTACTTCAGTTGGAGATGAAGGCGGCTTTGCTCCAAACCTTGCAAGTAATCAGGAGGCGGGAGATTTGCTTGTGGATGCTATAGAGAAAGCTGGCTTTCAGCCTGGTAAACAGATTTCCCTGGCATTAGATGTTGCAAGCACTGAGTTCTTTATGGATGGAATTTATAGATATGGTGGTGGAAATTACACCAGTCAAGAGATGATTAAGGAACTAACTAAATTAGTCCATAGTTATCCAATCATCTCTATAGAAGATGGACTTGCTGAAGATGACTGGAAGGGTTGGGCATTGCTTACTAAAGAATTAGGACATAAAGTTCAGTTGGTTGGTGACGATATATTCGTAACTAACACTAGTCGCCTCCAACAGGGCATTGATCAAAATGTCGCAAACTCTATCCTGATTAAAGTCAATCAAATAGGTTCTTTAACAGAAACCATTGAAGCGATATCTTTAGCGAATCGCTCAGGGTATTCAAGTGTAATTAGTCATCGAAGTGGAGAAACCGAAGACACAACAATTGCTGATCTTTCTGTTGCAACTAGAGCGGGACAAATAAAAACAGGCTCATTGAGTAGAAGTGAAAGAGTTGCTAAATATAATCAATTGTTGCGTATAGAAGATGAACTGAGAGGACAAGCCTTATATGCAGGAGCTGTAAATTTAGGGCCAAGAGGTAGAAATTAA
- the gloA gene encoding lactoylglutathione lyase, translated as MRILHTMLRVGDLDKSLKFYIDILGMKLLRRKDYPSGRFTLAFVGFSPEDESTVLELTHNWDINQYEVGEGYGHIAVGVDDIFTTCKSIKQNGGLVVREPGPMKHGSTVIAFVQDPDGYKIELIEKAPSSNAN; from the coding sequence ATGCGAATCCTTCATACCATGCTTCGAGTTGGTGATCTAGATAAATCTCTAAAGTTCTACATCGACATTCTTGGTATGAAACTATTACGCCGCAAGGATTATCCTTCAGGACGTTTCACTCTGGCTTTTGTTGGTTTCAGTCCAGAGGATGAAAGCACAGTCCTTGAATTAACTCACAATTGGGACATCAATCAATATGAAGTTGGAGAAGGCTATGGTCATATTGCTGTAGGAGTGGACGATATTTTTACCACCTGCAAATCCATCAAACAAAACGGTGGCCTTGTTGTAAGAGAACCAGGTCCAATGAAACATGGCAGCACAGTGATTGCATTTGTTCAAGACCCAGATGGTTACAAAATTGAGTTAATTGAAAAGGCCCCTAGTAGTAATGCGAATTAA
- a CDS encoding ATP-dependent Clp protease ATP-binding subunit, with protein sequence MSFETLSKNSMQGSLTSEPDCFSDEAWNLLLAAQSLAKRWRHGHLDVEHLLQVLCSDRAYINFLEALPIDHSALLERLEGFLAEQPMSRGESLIIGDDLEDLLENADHFRNRWGSRLIEVSHILIAIGRDQRIGAQLFEELGLPSELLEAELQRSPVPALPYLEQSKKQYVASKSISKSEARDQRNQNSSSVSKSERSEEVITTSPQDSLQIKEEPKALESYGRDLTSAAQLGQLDPVIGRDSEIKSLIKVLSRKGKNNPVLIGAPGVGKTAIAELLAQRIVADEVPDSLKGLKLISLDLGALIAGAKFRGQFEERFRSVLAEASHPDAGVVLFMDELHTVFSTDRSNADAGSLIKPFLARGDLRCIGATTPENFRRTVEKDPALNRQFQQVLIKEPNLDLSIQILRGLKERYELHHGVKISDDAITTANRLADRYISDRCLPDKAIDLIDEASAQLKIEITSKPQIIEDAESQLKNLELELLEAAKAPKEELTRLQNDRAIAASHLQELTEYWQLERSQLDELRDLEQQNEELLAAIADKESIGDLETAARLQYDQLHQLQQRRKDLEDSLAEAQSSGKAIIHDQVAAEDIADVVARWTGIPVQRVLAGERQKLLNLESELGERVIGQKEAVQAVSAAIRRARAGMKDPRRPVGSFLFLGPTGVGKTELAKTLAASLFDEEEALVRLDMSEFMERNAVARLLGAPPGYVGYEEGGQLTEAVSDRPYAVLLLDEIEKAHPDVFNLLLQVLDDGRLTDSQGRTVDFRHTVIVMTSNLASRAILDTAKLSKEQGSGTRELEQNLTKQIDEALRNKFRPEFLNRVDEVIRFRPLKTTDLQQIIRLYLKDLTNLLAEQGLELRVDQSAIETLALQGYEPEYGARPLRRVLRRQLENPLATQLLEEQFKGVSAIRVQTSNKDSESLQFFAEN encoded by the coding sequence ATGTCTTTTGAGACTCTCAGCAAAAATTCTATGCAGGGGAGCCTCACCTCAGAACCTGATTGTTTTAGTGATGAAGCCTGGAATTTATTATTAGCTGCTCAGTCCTTAGCAAAAAGATGGAGACATGGACATTTAGATGTTGAGCATCTACTTCAGGTCCTATGCAGCGATCGTGCTTACATAAATTTTCTTGAAGCTTTACCAATTGATCATTCAGCGTTACTTGAACGCTTAGAAGGCTTTCTCGCAGAGCAGCCAATGTCGCGTGGAGAAAGCCTGATTATTGGTGATGACCTTGAAGATCTTCTTGAAAACGCAGATCATTTCCGGAATCGTTGGGGATCCCGATTAATAGAGGTTTCGCATATTCTCATAGCAATAGGACGGGATCAACGGATAGGCGCTCAATTGTTTGAGGAGCTCGGTCTGCCAAGTGAACTTCTTGAAGCGGAACTGCAACGTTCCCCAGTACCTGCTCTTCCTTACTTGGAACAATCAAAAAAACAATATGTAGCATCCAAGTCAATTTCAAAATCAGAAGCTAGAGATCAAAGGAATCAAAACTCTTCCTCCGTTTCAAAATCTGAAAGAAGCGAAGAAGTCATAACTACAAGCCCTCAAGATTCTTTGCAAATAAAAGAAGAGCCAAAGGCACTTGAATCATATGGACGAGACCTCACCTCAGCTGCTCAATTAGGACAATTAGATCCTGTAATTGGCAGAGATTCCGAGATAAAAAGCCTAATAAAGGTTCTATCTCGCAAAGGTAAAAACAATCCTGTTCTCATTGGAGCTCCAGGAGTAGGGAAAACAGCCATTGCCGAATTATTGGCGCAGCGAATCGTTGCTGATGAGGTTCCTGACTCTCTAAAAGGTTTAAAACTAATTTCCCTTGACTTAGGAGCATTAATTGCTGGGGCCAAGTTTCGTGGTCAATTCGAAGAACGATTTCGTTCTGTCCTAGCAGAAGCCAGTCATCCTGATGCTGGCGTGGTGTTGTTCATGGATGAATTACATACTGTTTTTAGTACAGATCGTTCAAATGCAGATGCTGGAAGCTTGATCAAACCATTTCTTGCTAGAGGCGACCTCCGTTGTATTGGAGCAACAACCCCTGAAAACTTTCGTAGAACTGTTGAAAAAGACCCTGCACTGAATCGACAATTTCAACAAGTTCTTATCAAAGAACCAAATCTTGACTTGAGCATACAGATTCTTCGTGGTCTCAAAGAGCGATACGAACTTCATCACGGAGTGAAAATTTCTGATGATGCAATAACAACTGCTAATCGATTAGCAGATCGCTACATAAGTGACCGATGCCTGCCTGATAAGGCAATCGATTTAATCGATGAAGCATCTGCCCAACTAAAAATAGAAATCACTTCTAAACCCCAAATCATTGAAGACGCAGAATCACAACTCAAAAACCTTGAACTTGAATTACTGGAAGCAGCAAAAGCACCTAAAGAAGAGCTGACAAGATTACAAAATGATCGAGCAATAGCCGCTAGTCATCTTCAGGAATTGACAGAGTATTGGCAATTAGAGCGTTCGCAATTAGATGAACTGAGAGACTTAGAGCAACAAAACGAAGAACTACTAGCCGCAATTGCCGATAAAGAAAGTATCGGCGATCTTGAGACAGCTGCTCGCCTGCAATATGACCAACTGCACCAGTTGCAGCAACGAAGAAAAGATCTTGAAGATTCTCTTGCGGAAGCTCAATCATCTGGGAAAGCAATCATTCATGACCAAGTTGCAGCAGAGGATATTGCTGATGTTGTTGCCCGATGGACTGGCATACCTGTTCAAAGAGTCCTTGCAGGTGAAAGACAAAAACTTTTAAACCTAGAAAGTGAGTTAGGAGAGAGAGTTATTGGTCAAAAAGAAGCTGTGCAAGCCGTATCAGCTGCTATACGCAGAGCTCGAGCAGGAATGAAAGATCCTCGTCGTCCCGTTGGGTCATTTTTATTTCTAGGCCCAACAGGAGTAGGTAAAACAGAACTAGCAAAAACTCTTGCTGCTTCTCTATTCGATGAGGAAGAAGCGTTGGTCCGACTAGATATGAGCGAGTTCATGGAACGGAATGCCGTAGCACGTCTTCTGGGCGCCCCTCCTGGATATGTGGGCTATGAAGAAGGTGGGCAACTCACGGAAGCAGTGAGTGATCGTCCTTATGCAGTTTTGCTTTTGGACGAGATTGAAAAAGCCCATCCAGATGTATTCAACTTGCTCCTTCAAGTTCTTGATGATGGTCGCCTTACAGATTCACAAGGCAGAACTGTCGACTTCCGGCACACTGTAATTGTTATGACAAGCAATCTTGCCAGTAGAGCAATCCTAGATACCGCAAAGCTATCTAAAGAGCAAGGCAGTGGAACGAGAGAACTTGAGCAAAATCTAACCAAACAAATTGATGAAGCCCTAAGAAACAAATTTCGACCCGAATTTTTAAATCGCGTTGATGAAGTCATTAGATTCCGCCCACTAAAAACAACAGATCTTCAGCAAATAATTAGGCTCTACTTGAAAGATCTGACAAATCTTCTAGCGGAACAAGGTCTTGAATTACGAGTTGATCAATCAGCAATTGAAACTTTGGCATTACAAGGTTACGAGCCTGAATATGGAGCTCGCCCCTTAAGGCGTGTGTTAAGACGACAACTTGAGAACCCTCTTGCAACGCAACTGCTGGAAGAACAATTCAAGGGTGTAAGTGCTATTCGCGTCCAAACTTCAAATAAAGATTCAGAATCACTGCAATTTTTTGCAGAAAATTAA
- the secE gene encoding preprotein translocase subunit SecE, with translation MTSPTPQEPTEPTQISTGVEPIRKNGFFTATLEELKLVVWPSRQQLFSESIAVILMVTLSAASIAAVSRFYGWGASQIFR, from the coding sequence GTGACAAGCCCCACTCCCCAAGAGCCCACAGAACCAACTCAAATTTCTACTGGGGTAGAACCCATCAGAAAAAATGGTTTTTTTACCGCAACTCTTGAAGAGTTGAAGCTAGTTGTTTGGCCAAGTCGTCAACAACTCTTCAGCGAATCAATTGCTGTCATTCTGATGGTGACACTATCGGCAGCATCAATTGCTGCTGTCAGTCGCTTTTACGGATGGGGAGCGTCCCAAATTTTCCGTTGA
- the nusG gene encoding transcription termination/antitermination protein NusG has product MDLPAPNPGEDNILTTSSMAKTSIARWYAVQVASSCEKKVKATLEQRAVTLGVSNRILEIEIPQTPAVKLKKDGSRQSTEEKVFPGYVLVRMVLDEDTMMAVRSTPNVINFVGAEDRRATGKSRGHIKPRPLSRQEVDRIFKRAAEKKTVVKLDLTEGDQIVVTSGPFKDFQGEVIEVSGERSKLKALLSIFGRETPVELEFSQITKQN; this is encoded by the coding sequence ATGGATCTACCTGCTCCTAACCCTGGAGAGGACAACATCCTTACAACATCATCCATGGCTAAAACATCCATAGCCAGATGGTATGCAGTGCAAGTGGCATCAAGCTGTGAAAAAAAAGTAAAAGCAACACTCGAGCAACGTGCAGTCACTCTTGGTGTCAGCAACCGAATTCTAGAAATAGAAATTCCTCAAACCCCTGCAGTGAAATTAAAAAAAGATGGTAGTCGTCAATCCACTGAAGAAAAAGTTTTCCCTGGTTACGTCTTAGTTCGCATGGTCCTTGATGAAGACACCATGATGGCTGTAAGGAGCACGCCAAATGTAATTAATTTTGTAGGAGCTGAAGATCGTCGAGCAACAGGCAAGTCACGAGGACATATAAAGCCTAGGCCGCTGAGCAGACAAGAAGTGGATAGGATCTTTAAACGTGCAGCAGAGAAAAAGACTGTTGTCAAATTAGATCTAACAGAAGGTGATCAAATCGTTGTGACATCAGGACCTTTCAAAGACTTCCAAGGAGAAGTAATAGAAGTTTCTGGTGAACGCAGCAAGTTAAAAGCCCTACTTTCTATCTTCGGACGAGAGACTCCTGTCGAGCTGGAGTTTTCTCAAATCACCAAACAAAACTAA
- the rplK gene encoding 50S ribosomal protein L11, with protein sequence MAKKVVAVIKLALQAGKANPAPPVGPALGQHGVNIMAFCKEYNAKTQDKAGFVIPVEISVFEDRSFTFITKTPPASVLITKAAGIDKGSGESAKGQAGSISRAQLEEIAKTKLPDLNCSSVESAMRVIEGTARNMGVSISD encoded by the coding sequence ATGGCCAAGAAAGTCGTAGCTGTTATTAAGTTGGCCCTCCAGGCCGGCAAAGCCAATCCTGCCCCTCCTGTTGGTCCTGCCTTAGGTCAACACGGAGTAAATATCATGGCATTTTGCAAAGAATACAATGCCAAAACTCAAGACAAAGCAGGTTTTGTTATCCCTGTAGAAATATCGGTCTTTGAAGATCGAAGTTTCACCTTTATAACCAAAACACCACCTGCATCGGTATTGATTACCAAAGCTGCTGGTATAGATAAAGGTTCAGGTGAATCAGCAAAAGGCCAAGCAGGTAGTATTAGTCGTGCCCAACTTGAGGAAATTGCCAAGACAAAGCTTCCTGACTTGAACTGCTCTAGCGTTGAATCTGCAATGCGAGTAATTGAAGGAACAGCGCGGAATATGGGCGTTTCCATCAGCGACTGA
- the rplA gene encoding 50S ribosomal protein L1 yields MAKNSKRMASLSSKVEDRTYDPLEGIKLVKENATAKFDETIEAHARLGIDPKYTDQQLRTTVTLPQGSGQTVRIAVITRGEKVAEAKSAGAELAGDDDLVEIINKGEMNFDLLIATPDMMPKVAKLGRVLGPRGLMPNPKAGTVTTDLIGAIKEFKAGKLEFRADRAGIVHVRFGKASFSPEALLENLKTLQEVIDRNKPSGAKGRYWKSLYLSSTMGPSVEIDVTALQEIQQEV; encoded by the coding sequence ATGGCAAAAAATTCAAAACGTATGGCTAGTCTCTCGTCGAAAGTCGAGGATAGAACATATGATCCTCTTGAAGGAATCAAACTCGTCAAAGAAAACGCCACAGCGAAATTTGATGAAACTATCGAAGCGCATGCCCGGTTAGGTATAGATCCTAAATACACTGACCAACAACTCCGAACAACCGTTACGCTCCCTCAAGGAAGTGGGCAGACTGTTCGAATTGCAGTTATAACCCGCGGCGAAAAAGTTGCAGAAGCCAAGTCAGCAGGAGCAGAGTTAGCAGGTGATGATGATCTAGTGGAAATTATCAATAAAGGCGAAATGAACTTCGACCTCCTCATAGCAACGCCTGACATGATGCCCAAAGTGGCCAAACTAGGAAGAGTACTTGGGCCACGAGGTCTAATGCCCAATCCCAAAGCAGGTACTGTCACTACCGACCTCATAGGTGCAATAAAGGAATTTAAAGCAGGAAAACTAGAATTCCGTGCTGATCGAGCTGGCATCGTTCATGTGCGTTTCGGAAAAGCGAGTTTTTCACCAGAAGCCTTACTCGAAAACCTAAAAACTTTGCAAGAGGTTATTGACCGTAACAAGCCTAGTGGTGCCAAAGGTCGTTACTGGAAAAGCCTCTACCTATCATCAACGATGGGGCCATCAGTAGAGATTGATGTCACTGCACTCCAAGAAATACAACAAGAAGTATGA
- the rplJ gene encoding 50S ribosomal protein L10, with protein MVEELKGLLDKAEMALVLDYQGLSIKEMSDLRTRLQANNGVCKVTKNTLMRHAIDGNGAWANLESLLTGTNAFVLVKGDVGGAVKAVQAFQKDTKKSETKGGLFEGKLLTQDEIKAIASIPTKEVLMAQIAGALNAVTTKIAVGINEVPSGLARSLKQHADNGES; from the coding sequence ATCGTCGAAGAGCTCAAAGGACTTCTCGACAAGGCAGAAATGGCATTAGTTCTGGACTATCAGGGCTTGTCTATCAAAGAAATGTCTGACTTGCGGACTCGTCTGCAAGCCAACAATGGAGTATGCAAGGTAACTAAAAATACCTTGATGCGTCATGCAATTGATGGAAATGGTGCCTGGGCAAACCTCGAATCATTACTGACTGGTACTAATGCATTCGTTCTGGTAAAGGGCGATGTTGGAGGTGCGGTTAAAGCCGTACAAGCCTTTCAGAAAGACACCAAAAAATCTGAGACCAAGGGCGGTCTATTTGAAGGCAAGCTCCTAACTCAGGATGAAATCAAGGCCATTGCAAGCATTCCTACGAAGGAAGTTCTAATGGCACAGATTGCTGGTGCACTTAATGCAGTGACCACCAAAATCGCTGTTGGTATTAACGAGGTTCCTTCTGGCCTTGCCAGATCTTTAAAGCAGCACGCCGACAATGGCGAAAGCTGA
- the rplL gene encoding 50S ribosomal protein L7/L12, protein MSAKTDEILDSLKALSLLEASELVKQIEDTFGVSAAASAGVVMAAPGASAGGGGGAEAAEEKTEFDVVLEGFEASSKIKVLKAVREATGLGLGDAKAMVEAAPKTIKEGIGKDDAESLKKAIEEAGGKVSLK, encoded by the coding sequence ATGTCTGCAAAAACCGACGAAATTCTCGACTCGCTCAAAGCACTCTCGCTACTTGAGGCTTCTGAGCTGGTAAAACAAATTGAAGATACTTTTGGCGTATCAGCGGCAGCTTCTGCTGGTGTTGTAATGGCCGCTCCTGGGGCCTCCGCTGGAGGTGGTGGTGGAGCCGAAGCAGCCGAAGAGAAAACCGAATTCGATGTTGTGCTGGAAGGTTTTGAAGCTTCCTCCAAAATCAAAGTCCTTAAGGCAGTGCGCGAAGCTACCGGTCTTGGCCTTGGCGACGCCAAAGCTATGGTCGAAGCAGCTCCAAAAACCATCAAGGAAGGTATTGGCAAAGACGATGCAGAGAGCCTGAAAAAGGCAATTGAAGAAGCAGGCGGCAAGGTCAGTCTGAAATAA
- the rnhA gene encoding ribonuclease HI translates to MNDDRSRVISAASDGACSGNPGPGGWGALIRFEDGTVKEFGGHEAQTTNNRMELQAVLEILNCLKNLPLHPNLTIRTDSKYLINGMNNWMQGWKRNGWRTSSGKPVLNQDLWQLLDRARLSNVALEFVKGHSGDPDNERVDQIAVSYSKGTYSELNSEQKLSPNKTIAGKRNLSATIASNKPGPETLQKLLTRLDMASHIAKNGYGLDLEELAELIETPISELKKQKKSWEWRDWLVEPIGNSRWRLKFLQQKTSHSEEVQNGRSI, encoded by the coding sequence ATGAATGATGATCGCAGCCGTGTTATAAGCGCTGCCAGTGATGGTGCATGTAGTGGAAATCCAGGGCCAGGTGGATGGGGCGCACTAATACGTTTTGAGGATGGCACTGTTAAGGAATTTGGGGGGCATGAAGCACAAACAACAAATAATCGGATGGAACTTCAAGCAGTACTAGAAATTTTGAACTGTCTAAAAAATCTACCTCTTCATCCCAACCTCACTATCAGAACCGATAGTAAATATTTGATCAACGGTATGAATAATTGGATGCAAGGCTGGAAACGAAATGGATGGCGTACTTCATCAGGTAAGCCAGTACTCAATCAAGATCTTTGGCAATTATTAGATCGTGCTCGACTTTCAAATGTTGCTCTCGAATTCGTGAAAGGCCATAGTGGTGATCCCGACAATGAAAGAGTTGATCAAATCGCAGTCAGCTACTCCAAAGGGACCTATTCAGAGCTGAATTCTGAGCAAAAGTTAAGTCCTAATAAAACAATCGCAGGCAAACGAAACTTGAGCGCAACAATCGCCTCAAATAAACCTGGTCCAGAAACATTGCAAAAATTACTGACCCGTCTCGACATGGCAAGCCATATAGCAAAAAATGGATATGGTCTGGATTTAGAAGAACTTGCAGAACTAATCGAAACTCCTATTTCTGAACTGAAAAAACAGAAAAAGTCTTGGGAATGGAGGGATTGGTTGGTAGAGCCAATTGGGAATTCCAGATGGAGGTTGAAATTCCTACAACAAAAAACAAGTCACTCTGAGGAGGTACAAAATGGCCGGAGCATATAA
- a CDS encoding quinone-dependent dihydroorotate dehydrogenase, translated as MAGAYKSKLLSPGKIYKYCFNPILAKDEGIDAENLTQIALSILGQASRQRKWPGIKWLLEYLARDLQRHDVRLEQNLFGCKFQNPIGLAAGLDKNGIAAAIWNIFGFGFAELGTVTWHAQPGNPRPRLFRLAAEQAALNRMGFNNNGAESMRKTLERQQLNPPGQRATPIGLNFGKSKITPIEEAPNDYSSSLEVLSSHADYAVINVSSPNTPGLRDLQHSKQLLRLVRELRKLNNCPPLLVKIAPDLNNKAIDEVARLSFEEGLAGLIAVNTSLDRLGLEQRVLSQTGRPIKEEAGGLSGAPLRERGVEVIQRLRNAAGPNLPLIGVGGIDSPESAWERISAGASLIQIYTGWIFQGPDLVPNILEGVLAQLDRHGFENVAEAVGSNVPWLKD; from the coding sequence ATGGCCGGAGCATATAAATCCAAGCTTCTTTCACCAGGCAAGATTTATAAATATTGCTTTAATCCAATCCTGGCCAAAGATGAAGGAATAGATGCAGAAAATTTGACTCAAATCGCACTATCTATACTCGGCCAAGCATCAAGACAAAGAAAATGGCCAGGAATTAAATGGTTACTGGAATATTTAGCTAGAGATCTACAACGTCATGATGTTCGCTTAGAGCAAAATCTATTTGGTTGTAAATTCCAAAATCCTATAGGCCTAGCTGCAGGATTAGATAAAAACGGAATAGCTGCAGCGATATGGAATATCTTTGGTTTTGGTTTTGCAGAGCTAGGCACAGTCACTTGGCATGCTCAACCAGGCAATCCTCGCCCAAGACTCTTCCGTCTTGCTGCTGAACAAGCAGCTTTAAATCGAATGGGTTTTAACAACAATGGCGCAGAGTCGATGAGAAAAACTCTTGAGAGACAACAACTAAACCCACCTGGCCAAAGAGCTACTCCAATTGGACTTAACTTTGGCAAATCGAAAATAACCCCAATAGAGGAAGCTCCAAATGACTATTCCTCATCACTTGAAGTACTTTCTTCACACGCAGATTACGCTGTAATTAACGTCAGTTCACCAAATACACCTGGTCTAAGAGATCTTCAACATTCCAAGCAATTACTTCGGCTAGTTAGAGAGCTAAGAAAATTGAACAATTGCCCTCCTTTACTAGTAAAAATTGCGCCAGATTTAAATAATAAAGCTATTGATGAAGTAGCCAGGCTCTCTTTCGAAGAGGGATTAGCTGGGTTGATTGCAGTAAATACTAGCCTTGACCGACTCGGATTAGAACAAAGAGTTCTTTCCCAAACAGGACGTCCTATCAAAGAAGAAGCCGGCGGACTTAGCGGTGCCCCTCTACGGGAACGTGGAGTTGAAGTAATTCAACGACTACGTAATGCTGCTGGACCAAATTTGCCTCTTATAGGAGTAGGAGGCATCGATTCTCCAGAAAGTGCATGGGAACGAATTAGTGCTGGAGCCTCCCTAATACAGATTTACACAGGATGGATTTTTCAAGGTCCAGATTTAGTGCCCAATATTCTTGAAGGGGTTCTAGCTCAATTAGATCGCCATGGATTCGAGAATGTCGCTGAAGCTGTAGGTAGCAATGTCCCATGGTTAAAGGACTAA
- a CDS encoding threonine-phosphate decarboxylase, whose protein sequence is MNSANQTHGGNITEEARKLRIKESNILDASASIVPFPPPKSIHHCLLKTFSGTSLRKYPDCTYQNFREAIGRWHGIHPSMVLPGNGAAELLTWAARDATEKGTSILIAPGFADYARALNCWNGKYRYIHLPLVWSSKTPQTFPLTTNSNVIWITNPHNPTGQLWSRASLELLLQRHSLVICDEAFLSLVPDGEKQSLVPLVENNSNLIVIRSLTKLFAVAGLRLGYAISKAERLYRWQNWRDPWPLNGLADAVGIMLMNDHKKLQKWTNKVHSWILKEGPWLQSKLSSLPGIRAHPSATNFLLIESENSLLQLRALLRKHHILVRECASFEGLGDNWLRISLQKKKDNKRIILAMKNILN, encoded by the coding sequence GTGAATTCAGCCAATCAAACACATGGTGGAAATATCACTGAAGAAGCTCGAAAATTGAGAATCAAAGAAAGTAACATTCTAGATGCAAGTGCCTCAATAGTTCCTTTTCCACCACCTAAGTCAATTCATCATTGCCTTCTTAAAACTTTTTCAGGCACCTCTCTCAGAAAATATCCAGATTGCACATACCAGAACTTCCGAGAAGCAATAGGTAGATGGCATGGCATCCATCCATCCATGGTGCTCCCTGGGAACGGAGCAGCGGAACTTTTGACATGGGCTGCTCGTGATGCAACCGAAAAAGGGACCAGCATATTGATTGCTCCAGGTTTTGCTGACTATGCCAGAGCCTTAAATTGTTGGAATGGAAAATATCGTTATATACACCTTCCCCTGGTCTGGTCATCTAAAACACCTCAAACATTCCCATTAACAACAAATAGCAATGTAATTTGGATCACAAACCCACATAATCCAACAGGGCAACTATGGAGTCGAGCTTCTTTAGAATTACTACTGCAGCGTCATAGCTTAGTCATATGTGACGAAGCTTTTTTATCATTAGTTCCTGATGGAGAAAAACAATCTCTGGTTCCCCTTGTAGAAAACAACTCAAACCTAATTGTTATTAGAAGCCTCACCAAATTATTTGCTGTGGCTGGTTTAAGACTAGGCTATGCAATTAGTAAAGCTGAAAGATTGTATCGATGGCAAAATTGGCGCGATCCATGGCCTCTTAATGGACTTGCAGATGCTGTAGGCATAATGCTAATGAATGATCATAAAAAGCTCCAGAAATGGACAAATAAAGTTCATAGCTGGATATTAAAAGAAGGTCCTTGGTTACAATCTAAATTAAGCAGTCTCCCAGGGATACGAGCTCATCCATCCGCAACAAATTTTCTATTAATTGAAAGTGAAAACTCTCTATTACAATTAAGAGCCTTGCTCAGAAAACATCATATCCTAGTTCGAGAATGCGCCTCATTCGAGGGTTTAGGAGATAATTGGTTACGCATTAGTCTACAGAAAAAAAAAGATAATAAAAGAATAATATTAGCCATGAAGAATATCTTAAATTAA